From the genome of Nitrosomonas sp., one region includes:
- the nudB gene encoding dihydroneopterin triphosphate diphosphatase — protein MYKIPASVLVVIHTMDLQILLLERADHPGYWQSVTGSQHEGETILQTALREIKEETGLNPFEDQLSDWKTKNRYEIFKEWRWRYAPDVTHNTEHVFSLCLPEKEPITIAPEEHLCYLWLPWRQAADKVFSWSNAEAIRHLQQRKNKSSQYTLSPA, from the coding sequence ATGTACAAAATCCCTGCCTCTGTTTTGGTTGTCATTCACACCATGGATTTACAGATACTTTTGCTTGAACGTGCCGATCACCCCGGGTATTGGCAGTCCGTTACAGGCAGTCAACACGAAGGGGAAACGATTCTACAAACCGCGTTGCGCGAAATCAAAGAAGAAACTGGTTTAAACCCTTTTGAAGATCAATTATCAGACTGGAAAACCAAAAACCGGTACGAAATCTTTAAAGAATGGCGCTGGCGCTATGCACCGGATGTCACACATAATACTGAACATGTCTTTAGCCTGTGCCTGCCAGAAAAAGAACCTATCACAATTGCACCGGAAGAACACCTCTGTTATCTATGGCTTCCTTGGCGGCAAGCCGCAGATAAGGTATTTTCCTGGAGTAACGCCGAAGCAATTCGACACTTGCAGCAACGCAAGAATAAGAGCAGTCAATATACGCTATCCCCTGCTTAG
- the trmL gene encoding tRNA (uridine(34)/cytosine(34)/5-carboxymethylaminomethyluridine(34)-2'-O)-methyltransferase TrmL — protein sequence MFNIILYQPEIPQNTGNIIRLCANTGTQLHLVKPLGFILRDKQLLRAGLDYHELACIRIHENWSDCLHSIEKKGKQLFAITTKGKIHYDKIRYTSGDTFLFGSETQGLPEEILCSFSSQMRIRVPMIPNSRSLNISNTVAIITYEAWRQIGFQAAI from the coding sequence ATGTTCAATATTATTCTTTATCAACCTGAAATCCCACAAAATACCGGCAATATCATTCGCTTATGTGCCAACACCGGCACACAGCTACATTTGGTTAAACCTTTGGGCTTTATTTTACGCGACAAACAATTATTGCGTGCAGGTCTTGATTATCATGAGCTTGCCTGTATCAGGATTCATGAAAATTGGTCAGATTGTTTACATTCAATAGAAAAAAAAGGAAAACAACTTTTTGCCATAACCACAAAAGGAAAAATACACTATGACAAAATCAGATATACATCCGGCGATACGTTTTTGTTTGGATCAGAAACCCAAGGTCTACCGGAGGAAATTCTGTGTAGTTTCTCTTCACAAATGCGCATTCGAGTACCTATGATACCAAACAGCCGCAGCCTGAATATATCGAATACAGTCGCTATTATCACGTATGAAGCATGGCGACAGATAGGGTTTCAGGCTGCAATATAA
- the bioD gene encoding dethiobiotin synthase, with protein sequence MCAGFFVTGTDTGVGKTFVSCLLLKALAKQRKTVAGMKPIAAGRENGQWLDVELLRAASNVDIDTALINPYALDSPIAPHIAARQQAIEINLEKINKAFQEISTKADYVVVEGVGGFLVPVNECQDTSDLARLLNLPVILVVGMRLGCINHALLTMRAIQHTGFSPAGWVANCIDPDFLVLDENIDTLKRRLACPLLGIVPFDAESDSCELSRLIDVSVLLKDRNV encoded by the coding sequence ATGTGTGCAGGTTTTTTTGTGACCGGAACTGACACCGGTGTTGGTAAAACATTTGTCAGTTGTTTGTTATTAAAGGCTTTGGCTAAACAGCGTAAGACGGTTGCAGGTATGAAGCCGATTGCAGCAGGCCGTGAGAACGGGCAATGGCTGGATGTGGAGTTGTTGCGCGCTGCGAGTAATGTTGATATTGACACCGCGTTGATCAATCCTTATGCGCTGGATTCGCCAATAGCGCCGCATATTGCTGCCAGACAGCAGGCTATTGAAATTAACTTGGAAAAAATTAATAAGGCGTTTCAAGAAATCAGTACGAAAGCAGATTATGTGGTTGTAGAGGGCGTCGGTGGTTTTCTGGTTCCGGTAAATGAATGCCAGGATACTTCAGATTTGGCGCGACTGCTGAATCTTCCGGTCATTCTGGTGGTTGGTATGCGGCTGGGGTGTATCAATCATGCATTATTAACAATGCGGGCTATACAGCATACTGGATTTTCGCCGGCAGGCTGGGTGGCCAACTGTATTGATCCGGATTTCCTGGTGCTTGACGAAAATATTGATACTTTGAAACGCCGGCTTGCTTGTCCTTTGCTGGGTATTGTCCCGTTTGACGCTGAATCGGATAGTTGTGAGTTATCCAGATTGATTGATGTTTCGGTGCTATTGAAAGACAGAAATGTCTGA
- the bioB gene encoding biotin synthase BioB translates to MKSSGTMSWPADKIQSLLDQPFNDLLFHAQQVHREYHDANVVQLSTLISVKTGGCSEDCGYCPQASRYHTGVENQTMLSVESVVNAAAAAKSQGATRFCMGAAWRGPKQRDIEKIAEMISAVKALEMETCATLGMLKPGQAKQLGEAGLDYYNHNLDTSPDFYEEIITTRNYQDRLRTLQDVRDAGINVCCGGIVGMGETREIRAGLIAQLANLNPYPESVPINNLVQVEGTPLYGTAKLDPLEFVRTIAAARISMPKAMIRLSAGRREMSEEVQALCFLAGANSIFYGDKLLTTGNPEVRQDQALLDKLGMQSQ, encoded by the coding sequence ATGAAATCATCTGGAACCATGAGTTGGCCTGCAGATAAGATACAATCGTTACTCGATCAACCCTTTAACGATTTGCTTTTTCATGCGCAACAGGTGCATCGTGAATATCATGATGCTAACGTTGTACAATTGTCGACACTAATATCTGTTAAAACAGGAGGATGTTCCGAAGACTGTGGTTATTGTCCACAGGCTTCGCGTTATCATACCGGTGTAGAGAATCAGACCATGTTGTCCGTGGAAAGCGTAGTCAATGCAGCTGCCGCAGCGAAGTCACAAGGTGCTACAAGATTCTGTATGGGGGCAGCCTGGAGGGGCCCTAAACAAAGGGATATAGAAAAAATCGCAGAAATGATAAGTGCTGTGAAAGCACTGGAAATGGAGACTTGCGCAACATTGGGTATGCTAAAGCCCGGGCAGGCAAAACAGTTAGGTGAGGCAGGACTGGATTACTATAATCACAACCTGGATACCTCGCCGGATTTCTATGAGGAAATCATTACCACACGAAATTATCAGGATCGATTGAGAACATTGCAGGATGTGCGTGATGCGGGTATTAATGTCTGTTGCGGTGGCATTGTCGGAATGGGTGAGACACGAGAAATACGAGCCGGCTTGATTGCGCAACTAGCTAATCTTAATCCTTATCCTGAGTCGGTACCTATCAATAATTTGGTTCAGGTGGAAGGAACGCCGCTCTATGGAACGGCAAAACTGGATCCACTGGAATTTGTGCGTACAATAGCTGCTGCGCGTATTTCCATGCCGAAAGCAATGATACGTTTATCAGCCGGTAGGCGTGAAATGTCCGAAGAGGTTCAGGCATTGTGTTTTCTTGCGGGTGCCAATTCTATTTTTTACGGCGACAAACTATTAACCACCGGCAATCCAGAAGTAAGACAGGACCAGGCGCTGCTTGATAAACTGGGTATGCAGTCACAGTAA
- the aspS gene encoding aspartate--tRNA ligase — MRTNYCGAINTQYLDEIITLYGWVHRRRDHGGVIFIDLRDREGLAQVVCDPDNNETFQLAEKIRNEYVLKVTGKVRRRPEGTVNPALHSGEIEILVTNMEILNTSLTPPFLMDDEHISEFVRLEHRFLDLRRPVMQSNLRLRHKVTMAVRVFLDQQGFLDIETPILTKSTPEGARDYLVPSRVNTNHFFALPQSPQLFKQLLMVSGFDRYYQIARCFRDEDLRADRQPEFTQIDIETSFLTSEEIMVLMEEMIRSLFKSVSNIDLPNPFPRLTYAEAMHKYGSDKPDLRVPLELTELTDIMKEVPFKVFREAAEKPNGRVAALHVPNGGQLTRKEIDDYTQFVGIYGAKGLAYIKINKLDDGQAGLQSPILKFLPENTIQTILNRTGAKDGDLIFFGADKAKVVNESLGALRIKIGHQHGHASSDWRPAWIIDFPMFEWDEEENRWQALHHPFTSPADGHEDLLHSNPGDALSKAYDMVLNGSEIGGGSVRIHRKEVQSKVFQALNISNEEAQEKFSFLLEALQYGAPPHGGIAFGLDRIVTLMTGSESIRDVIAFPKTQRAQCLLTHAPNTVDEKQLKELNIRLRKTDQNKN, encoded by the coding sequence ATGCGTACAAACTACTGCGGAGCTATCAATACACAATACCTCGATGAAATCATTACACTTTATGGCTGGGTTCACAGACGCCGGGATCATGGCGGTGTGATTTTCATTGATTTGCGCGACCGCGAAGGATTGGCACAAGTCGTATGTGACCCTGACAATAATGAAACATTCCAGCTTGCAGAAAAAATCCGCAATGAATATGTTTTAAAGGTAACTGGAAAAGTCAGAAGACGCCCGGAAGGTACGGTTAATCCAGCATTGCATAGTGGCGAGATAGAAATCCTGGTTACAAACATGGAAATACTGAATACCTCACTGACGCCGCCCTTTCTCATGGATGACGAACATATCAGCGAGTTTGTCCGCCTGGAGCATCGCTTTCTCGATTTACGCCGCCCGGTCATGCAGTCCAATTTAAGACTAAGACACAAGGTTACAATGGCGGTGCGTGTTTTTCTCGATCAGCAGGGTTTTTTGGATATTGAAACACCCATACTCACCAAATCAACACCTGAGGGCGCGCGCGACTATCTGGTTCCGTCACGCGTCAATACGAATCACTTCTTTGCCTTGCCGCAATCACCCCAGTTATTCAAGCAACTGTTAATGGTTTCAGGGTTTGATCGTTACTACCAGATTGCACGTTGTTTTCGCGATGAAGATCTGCGGGCAGACCGGCAACCCGAATTTACGCAAATCGATATTGAAACATCCTTCCTGACAAGTGAAGAGATCATGGTCCTGATGGAAGAAATGATTCGCAGTCTCTTCAAGTCTGTAAGCAATATTGATTTACCCAACCCATTTCCGCGCCTGACTTATGCTGAGGCCATGCATAAATATGGCAGTGACAAACCGGATTTGCGCGTTCCACTGGAATTGACGGAATTAACCGATATCATGAAAGAAGTCCCGTTCAAGGTTTTCCGTGAAGCCGCAGAAAAACCTAATGGGCGTGTTGCTGCATTGCATGTACCGAATGGCGGGCAATTGACGCGCAAGGAAATTGACGATTACACACAATTTGTCGGCATATACGGCGCCAAAGGGCTGGCTTATATCAAGATCAACAAGCTCGATGACGGGCAAGCGGGATTGCAATCCCCAATTCTGAAATTTCTGCCGGAAAACACAATCCAAACCATTTTGAATCGTACAGGCGCAAAAGATGGCGACCTGATATTCTTCGGTGCTGATAAGGCCAAGGTTGTCAATGAATCACTTGGCGCGCTACGCATCAAGATCGGACATCAGCATGGTCACGCTTCTTCCGATTGGCGACCCGCCTGGATTATCGATTTTCCGATGTTTGAATGGGACGAGGAAGAGAATCGCTGGCAGGCGTTGCATCATCCGTTTACTTCACCTGCAGATGGCCACGAAGACCTTTTACATAGCAATCCGGGTGATGCACTGTCCAAAGCGTATGATATGGTGCTTAACGGCTCGGAAATCGGCGGAGGTTCAGTACGTATTCACCGCAAGGAAGTCCAGTCAAAAGTATTTCAGGCACTCAACATCTCTAATGAAGAAGCCCAGGAGAAATTCAGTTTCTTGTTGGAAGCACTGCAATATGGCGCTCCGCCGCATGGCGGCATTGCCTTCGGGCTTGACCGGATTGTGACGTTGATGACCGGATCAGAATCCATTCGCGATGTTATTGCTTTTCCCAAAACACAGCGTGCGCAGTGCTTATTAACACACGCACCCAATACCGTAGACGAAAAACAGCTAAAAGAACTGAATATCCGGCTACGCAAGACGGATCAAAATAAAAATTAG
- the bioH gene encoding pimeloyl-ACP methyl ester esterase BioH: MQSIHIETLGNGPDIVFLHGWAMHSGVWKGILARLVSHYRVHLIDLPGHGLSPNQQPGDFDQIVKTILDNLPDCCTICGWSLGGQVAMGLALADPIRVKKLVLVSTTPCFVKHSDWPWGMEGSFLQFFMTNLHQNFRTTINRFLTLQINGGRNSANTLAQLREYFFERDPPDYNALQQGLLILQTNDMRSKLHRITQPVLLLHGENDMITHPSAAKWMSQQFKNARLVLFPKCGHAPFITDPEKFVACIHEN; the protein is encoded by the coding sequence ATGCAGTCGATTCATATTGAGACACTCGGAAATGGACCCGATATAGTTTTTTTACATGGTTGGGCCATGCACAGTGGTGTTTGGAAAGGCATTCTTGCTCGGCTGGTATCTCATTATCGCGTACATTTGATTGATTTGCCAGGGCATGGGCTAAGCCCTAACCAGCAGCCTGGCGATTTCGATCAAATTGTAAAAACTATTTTGGATAACCTGCCTGATTGTTGCACCATTTGTGGTTGGTCGCTAGGTGGGCAGGTTGCAATGGGATTGGCGCTCGCCGATCCAATACGCGTAAAAAAACTGGTGCTTGTCTCCACCACGCCTTGTTTTGTAAAACATTCGGACTGGCCATGGGGAATGGAAGGCAGTTTTTTACAATTTTTTATGACAAATTTGCATCAAAATTTTCGAACAACAATAAATCGCTTTTTGACTTTGCAAATAAATGGAGGGAGAAATAGCGCAAACACACTGGCTCAGTTACGCGAATATTTTTTTGAACGTGATCCGCCAGATTATAATGCGTTGCAACAAGGACTTTTGATATTACAAACAAACGATATGCGCAGCAAACTGCATCGAATTACCCAGCCGGTTTTATTGCTCCATGGTGAGAATGATATGATAACGCATCCATCTGCAGCAAAATGGATGAGTCAGCAATTTAAAAACGCCAGACTAGTCCTGTTTCCGAAATGCGGGCATGCGCCCTTTATCACTGACCCCGAGAAATTTGTAGCGTGTATTCATGAAAACTGA
- a CDS encoding zinc ribbon domain-containing protein produces MPIYEYLCNSCGTKKEHMQKMSDAPIQVCPECGSKAYAKQISAAGFQLKGSGWYVTDFKNKPTQPSAKSGNSDTQSKSSGTQTDSAPTTSIASASSTNNKTGATESTAAD; encoded by the coding sequence ATGCCCATTTATGAATATCTTTGCAATTCATGCGGCACAAAAAAAGAACATATGCAAAAGATGAGCGACGCGCCAATCCAGGTTTGTCCGGAATGCGGCAGCAAAGCGTACGCCAAACAGATTTCTGCAGCCGGCTTTCAACTAAAAGGAAGCGGTTGGTATGTAACGGATTTCAAGAACAAACCTACACAACCTTCCGCGAAATCAGGAAACAGCGATACTCAATCCAAATCATCCGGAACACAAACAGATTCTGCTCCAACTACATCTATTGCATCCGCTTCATCTACTAACAACAAGACAGGCGCTACTGAGTCCACAGCAGCGGATTAA
- a CDS encoding ComF family protein, whose amino-acid sequence MITDSHIIVNLNSYFLIQTKTLRKFIYNNCILCDALSDQDLCAACYNNLPRLSANQCNTCSKIIAITRDNKCGACLSKPPVYTTTIAALSYTFPVDTLIHSLKYQTKLYIAPVLANFFIDKFKSMESPELPEFIIPMPLHPERLKERGFNQALEIGYHVARQLNIELIPDSCKRIINTPPQTSLPWKARKKNVQKAFSCTIDLSGKHVAVLDDVMTTGATLDELAQQLRRQGTKKITNWVIARVQTDKFHTQSNQSNIYF is encoded by the coding sequence ATGATTACGGATTCACACATTATTGTCAATTTAAACAGTTATTTTTTGATCCAGACAAAAACATTGAGAAAGTTTATTTACAACAACTGTATTCTTTGCGATGCACTATCTGATCAAGATCTTTGTGCGGCTTGCTATAACAATCTACCTAGGCTTTCTGCTAATCAATGCAATACCTGTTCAAAAATTATCGCCATCACACGAGATAACAAATGTGGAGCCTGTCTTTCCAAACCACCCGTCTACACCACCACAATCGCAGCACTTTCATACACTTTTCCAGTGGATACACTAATACACTCATTAAAATATCAGACAAAACTTTACATAGCACCAGTTTTGGCTAATTTTTTTATCGATAAATTTAAATCCATGGAGTCACCTGAGCTGCCTGAATTTATAATACCTATGCCCTTACATCCCGAAAGACTGAAAGAAAGAGGATTTAACCAGGCATTAGAAATTGGCTATCACGTTGCCCGTCAGTTGAATATCGAACTCATTCCAGATAGTTGCAAACGAATTATAAATACACCACCGCAGACAAGTTTGCCTTGGAAAGCACGTAAAAAAAATGTTCAAAAAGCCTTTAGCTGTACTATCGATTTATCCGGAAAACATGTAGCGGTACTTGATGATGTTATGACAACTGGAGCGACATTGGACGAATTAGCGCAGCAATTACGCAGGCAAGGTACAAAAAAAATTACCAATTGGGTTATTGCAAGGGTACAAACCGATAAATTCCACACCCAATCAAACCAATCAAACATCTATTTCTAG
- a CDS encoding type IV pilus secretin PilQ yields the protein MRLPINKRLLLRPWFVTLLCLLSYPVNADTIHEKLYNSVNSIQVSALEKGKVVTKLDLDQPLANIPIGVSLSNPHRLYFDFHNVSNGLGRNYQEVEESDLHSINIVQVGDRTRLVFNLSSLMQHETVVQDNSLLIVLKAVDERQSTNSTAYFAQDNLEKELNSLLDIDFRRGEGGEGRIIVDMMHAGAGIDVSQLGEKLIVEFIDTYLPSNLERKLDVTDFGTPIQIFDTIMQGDNVRMMIEPSGRWEHTARQTDTRFVLEVRALTEDEDEVARRKRANGGYVGEKLSLNFQDVEVRAVLQVIADFTNLNIIASDSVGGNLTLRLRDVPWDQALDIVLQANGLSKRQTGNVIFVAPSKEMADRELLELEAKQQVTEMEPLVTEIFQLNHRRVNSISFEGMMSDRGTINSDEISNTLTVTDIPVRIGEIRKRIKRLDVYERQVMIEARIVEATETFSRNLGARFGVKQISRPGNNELMVGGNIADNSSALGEDRKLILNDGLNVNLPAAGAALLGGPATLGLSLLKINNSRLINLELSALETDTKGRVIASPRVVTAHGVEAIIEQGDRVPFQQATSSGATSIRFMDATLSLKVKPLITFDNQIDMELSVNQDKIGESINAFLPPPINTKQVTTKVLVENGGTVVIGGIFERAENNVVNKVPLLGDIPYIGHIFRNTAKQDDKRELLVFVTPRILNENLNLQ from the coding sequence ATGAGGCTGCCCATTAACAAAAGATTATTATTAAGGCCATGGTTCGTAACATTGTTATGTTTATTATCATACCCGGTCAATGCCGATACCATACATGAAAAACTATATAATAGTGTGAATTCGATTCAAGTCTCTGCGCTGGAGAAAGGTAAAGTGGTTACCAAACTGGACCTTGACCAGCCGCTTGCGAATATACCCATAGGAGTCTCTCTTAGCAATCCACATAGATTATATTTTGATTTTCATAATGTTTCCAATGGATTAGGAAGGAATTATCAGGAAGTAGAAGAGAGTGATCTACATAGTATCAATATCGTACAAGTGGGTGACCGAACACGTTTGGTGTTTAACCTATCCAGTTTGATGCAGCATGAAACAGTGGTGCAAGATAATTCATTACTAATCGTTCTCAAAGCTGTTGATGAGCGCCAGAGTACGAATTCAACTGCATACTTTGCTCAGGACAACTTGGAGAAGGAATTGAATAGTTTGCTTGATATTGATTTTCGCCGTGGCGAAGGTGGTGAAGGTAGAATTATTGTTGACATGATGCATGCTGGTGCTGGTATAGACGTGAGTCAGCTAGGGGAAAAACTCATAGTGGAATTCATCGACACGTATTTGCCCAGTAATCTGGAGAGAAAGCTTGATGTAACCGACTTTGGAACGCCGATACAGATTTTTGATACGATCATGCAAGGCGATAATGTTCGTATGATGATTGAACCATCTGGCCGTTGGGAACATACGGCACGTCAGACGGACACCCGGTTTGTTCTGGAAGTCCGTGCACTGACTGAAGACGAAGATGAGGTTGCCAGGCGCAAGCGAGCGAATGGTGGATATGTAGGTGAAAAATTGTCGCTTAATTTTCAGGATGTGGAAGTGCGAGCAGTATTGCAAGTAATTGCAGATTTTACAAATCTAAATATTATTGCCAGTGATTCAGTCGGTGGGAATCTGACGCTGCGTTTAAGAGATGTTCCCTGGGATCAGGCGCTCGATATCGTACTACAGGCAAATGGTCTTTCAAAACGTCAAACTGGGAATGTCATTTTTGTTGCGCCGAGCAAAGAAATGGCCGATAGAGAATTGCTTGAGCTCGAGGCAAAGCAGCAGGTTACTGAAATGGAACCCTTGGTCACAGAGATTTTCCAGCTTAATCACCGTCGGGTAAATTCAATTTCATTTGAAGGTATGATGAGTGATCGTGGCACGATTAATTCGGACGAAATCAGTAATACATTAACAGTGACCGATATTCCAGTAAGAATTGGTGAGATTAGGAAACGCATAAAGCGTTTGGATGTGTATGAAAGACAAGTCATGATTGAGGCGCGGATTGTTGAAGCGACAGAGACTTTCAGCCGTAATCTGGGCGCACGTTTCGGTGTCAAGCAAATTTCAAGACCGGGTAACAATGAATTAATGGTGGGCGGTAACATTGCTGATAATAGTTCAGCATTAGGCGAAGATAGAAAATTGATTTTAAATGATGGATTAAATGTAAATTTACCGGCTGCAGGAGCCGCGCTTCTTGGTGGACCTGCAACATTGGGATTAAGTTTGCTCAAGATTAATAATTCTCGGCTGATTAATCTGGAATTATCTGCGTTGGAAACGGATACCAAAGGAAGGGTTATTGCCAGTCCACGGGTTGTGACAGCGCATGGCGTAGAGGCGATTATTGAACAAGGTGATCGCGTACCTTTCCAGCAGGCAACCAGCAGTGGTGCAACAAGTATTCGCTTTATGGATGCGACACTTAGCTTGAAAGTTAAGCCATTGATTACTTTTGATAATCAGATTGATATGGAACTTAGTGTTAACCAGGATAAAATTGGTGAAAGTATCAATGCTTTTCTCCCTCCTCCTATTAATACAAAACAAGTTACAACAAAAGTTCTGGTAGAAAATGGCGGTACAGTTGTCATCGGTGGTATTTTTGAGCGCGCCGAGAATAATGTGGTAAACAAAGTTCCGCTGTTAGGAGATATTCCGTATATTGGCCATATTTTCAGAAATACCGCCAAACAGGATGATAAAAGGGAATTGCTGGTATTTGTAACACCGCGTATCTTGAATGAAAACTTGAATTTGCAATAA
- the bioF gene encoding 8-amino-7-oxononanoate synthase translates to MHVFDFNEQLHVLELQGLKRQRSILAGPQSTHITIDNHEYLSFSSNDYLALANDPELVEAVCEGAQQYGVGAGASHLVNGHNIAHHELEETLAQFTGFPNALLFSTGYMANIGVVTALVGRSDAIFADKLNHASLNDAAILSRAQLVRYPHLDLAVLEHRLANSRAKRKLIITDAVFSMDGDIAPVEALTYLSEKYRAMLVLDDAHGFGVLGSKGRGLLFATEIAKQHSSNIIYMATLGKAAGVFGAFVAASNGVIETLIQSARSYIYTTATPPLLSHALKKSLKLIAQGDWRRKKLMHHIQLLKEKLQTLPWPLLPSSTPIQPVVVGDVREVVRVSQALKARNILVPAIRPPTVPTGTARLRISLSAGHQEADILRLAEELHKLAEAR, encoded by the coding sequence ATGCATGTTTTTGATTTTAATGAGCAACTGCATGTTCTGGAGCTGCAAGGATTAAAACGTCAACGTTCTATTTTGGCAGGTCCTCAGTCGACCCATATCACGATTGACAATCATGAGTATCTTTCATTTTCTAGTAACGACTATCTGGCGTTGGCCAACGACCCTGAGTTAGTCGAAGCAGTCTGTGAAGGGGCGCAACAATACGGTGTAGGCGCGGGCGCATCGCATTTGGTAAATGGGCATAATATTGCGCATCATGAACTGGAAGAAACGCTTGCGCAATTTACTGGTTTTCCAAACGCCTTATTATTTTCTACCGGTTACATGGCGAATATCGGCGTCGTGACGGCGCTGGTGGGTCGAAGCGATGCAATTTTTGCAGATAAATTGAATCATGCATCGTTAAATGATGCTGCGATACTTTCACGGGCTCAGTTGGTTCGCTATCCGCACCTTGATCTGGCAGTTTTGGAACACCGGCTGGCCAATTCCCGCGCTAAACGCAAGTTAATTATTACTGATGCAGTATTCAGTATGGATGGTGATATTGCACCTGTTGAGGCGTTGACTTATTTGAGCGAGAAATACCGCGCCATGCTTGTATTGGATGATGCACATGGATTTGGTGTGCTTGGCAGCAAAGGGCGTGGATTACTGTTTGCTACAGAAATAGCCAAGCAGCATTCGTCCAATATCATATACATGGCCACACTGGGCAAGGCTGCGGGAGTTTTCGGCGCATTCGTTGCTGCTTCAAATGGAGTGATCGAGACCCTGATACAATCGGCAAGAAGCTATATCTATACGACGGCAACTCCGCCTTTGCTGTCGCATGCGCTGAAGAAAAGTCTGAAACTGATTGCGCAAGGTGACTGGCGGCGAAAAAAATTAATGCACCATATTCAGTTGCTTAAAGAAAAACTTCAAACCTTGCCGTGGCCATTGTTACCGTCGAGTACGCCTATCCAGCCTGTGGTTGTCGGAGATGTCAGGGAAGTTGTACGCGTTAGTCAAGCGTTGAAAGCGCGTAATATTCTAGTGCCGGCCATTCGTCCACCTACCGTTCCAACAGGAACTGCGCGATTACGTATTTCTTTATCAGCGGGTCATCAGGAAGCTGATATTCTGCGTTTGGCCGAAGAGTTGCATAAACTGGCAGAAGCTAGATAA
- the bioC gene encoding malonyl-ACP O-methyltransferase BioC, whose protein sequence is MKTDYFLDKRLLRKAFEHAATSYDQAAVLQREISDRMFARLDYIKYLPNSILDAGSGTGYGTQKLGERYPNSRLMALDIAWAMLQQAKPFDPWWYQFWPFYSRQTQYICADIECLPVKDESVGMVWSNLALQWCNDLDRTFREINRVLTTDGLFMFSTFGPDTLKELRHAFETADTFVHVNQFIDMHDIGDLLVHNRFATPVMDMEYITVTYDEIMGIMRDLKAIGAHNVAKGRQRGLTGKTKWRRVVDQYETMRSNGKLPATFEVIYGHAWKLPPKQSVITPEIRKQILMN, encoded by the coding sequence ATGAAAACTGATTATTTCTTAGATAAACGCCTGTTGCGTAAAGCCTTTGAACATGCCGCGACAAGTTATGATCAGGCTGCTGTTTTACAACGGGAAATCAGTGACCGTATGTTTGCCAGGCTGGACTATATCAAGTATCTGCCGAATTCGATCCTGGATGCAGGCAGTGGTACGGGGTATGGCACCCAAAAACTCGGGGAACGGTATCCGAATAGTCGTCTGATGGCATTGGATATTGCATGGGCCATGCTGCAACAAGCAAAACCATTTGATCCGTGGTGGTATCAGTTCTGGCCGTTTTATAGCAGACAAACACAGTACATTTGCGCGGATATTGAGTGTTTACCCGTTAAAGATGAAAGTGTTGGCATGGTGTGGTCAAATCTTGCGCTGCAGTGGTGCAATGATCTTGATCGCACATTTCGGGAAATCAATCGTGTATTAACGACCGATGGACTTTTTATGTTCAGTACATTTGGTCCTGATACCTTAAAGGAACTAAGACATGCTTTCGAGACGGCCGATACGTTTGTTCATGTCAATCAATTCATTGATATGCATGATATTGGCGATCTTCTGGTGCATAATCGTTTTGCAACGCCGGTCATGGATATGGAATATATAACGGTGACTTACGATGAGATCATGGGCATTATGCGCGATCTCAAGGCCATCGGAGCACATAACGTGGCTAAAGGCCGGCAGCGAGGATTGACAGGAAAAACAAAATGGCGACGTGTTGTTGATCAATATGAAACAATGCGATCGAACGGAAAACTGCCGGCGACATTTGAAGTGATTTACGGCCATGCCTGGAAATTGCCGCCTAAACAATCCGTAATAACACCGGAAATCCGCAAGCAAATCCTCATGAATTAA